Part of the Streptomyces sp. RFCAC02 genome is shown below.
CGAACCCGACGCAGCTCGGCTGGCTGACGCTGGTCTGCGCGCTGCTGACGATCGTCGCCGTCATCGACCTCCTCGTCGTGTCGCGGCTCCGCGCGCGACGACGCGCCCTGCACCGGCGCGGTCGCGGGATGTGAGCCACCGGGCGGCGGCCGTCAGGACGTCGTCAACGCGGTGAGCGCGCCCGTCAGGGAGCCGTCAAGGACGGCGTCACCCCTCCCGAACAGGGGTTCTCTGGGTGAGTCAGGTGCTCGTACCGACTCATTCAGGAGATTCCGATGGCCGACGCGGTCTTCGTCCTGGTCACCGTGGTGTGCTTCGCGCTGGTGACCCTCGTCGCCCGGGGGGTGACGAAGCTGTGAGCGCCGGGACCGCCGAGAACATCGTCGGGCTCTGCCTCGCCGTGGGTCTGCTCGGCTACCTCGTCGCCGCGCTGCTGTTTCCCGAGAGGTTCTGAGCGCGCCGATGAACACCACGCTCGCGGACGTCCTCCAGATCAGCGCGCTCGTCGTCGCGCTCGTCCTGGTGCACCGTCCCCTCGGTGACTACATG
Proteins encoded:
- the kdpF gene encoding K(+)-transporting ATPase subunit F; amino-acid sequence: MSAGTAENIVGLCLAVGLLGYLVAALLFPERF